A region of the Amycolatopsis sp. cg13 genome:
ACGGTCATCTTGCTCCGGCACGGGAAGTCCACGGCCAACGGCTCGGGCGTCCTCGCCGGGCGCACCCCGAAGGTCGGGCTGGACGACACCGGCCGGGCGCAGGCCGCCGCCCTCGTCGAGCGCTTCGCCGGGGTGCCGGTCGCCGAGCTGGTGGTGTCTCCGATGCTGCGCTGCAAGCAGACCGTCGCGCCGCTGGCCGCCGCGCAGGGCCTGGAGAAGGTCGTCGAGCCGCGGCTGTCCGAAGTGGACTACGGCGAGTGGACCGGCCGGGAACTCAAGAACCTGGTGAAGGAACCGCTGTGGCGCGTGGTGCAGGCGCACCCGTCGGCGGCGGTCTTCCCCGGCGGGGAAGGGCTCGCCGAAATGCAGGCGCGCGCGGTGGCCGCGATCCGCGCGCACGACGCCCGGATCACCGCCGAGCAA
Encoded here:
- a CDS encoding histidine phosphatase family protein, which gives rise to MSTVILLRHGKSTANGSGVLAGRTPKVGLDDTGRAQAAALVERFAGVPVAELVVSPMLRCKQTVAPLAAAQGLEKVVEPRLSEVDYGEWTGRELKNLVKEPLWRVVQAHPSAAVFPGGEGLAEMQARAVAAIRAHDARITAEQGDHAVWVVCSHGDVIKSILADALGQHLDAFQRIVVDPAAVSVVRYTETRPFVLRVNEHGGDLAGIVPPPPKKRGRAKKGSSDAVVGGSTGR